The genomic region TTAGTGATAATATAACCATCTGGTGTAATGATTACACCGCTACCAGTACCTATAGCTTCACGATATGGAGTGCGTCCTGCCCATACATCAGCCATGGACATAGGTGCTCTCGCTACAGTTTTGTTAATAACGTGAACTACTGAATGTACTGTTTTTTCTGCTGCTTCAGTAAAATCTACACCAGCAATAGAAGTGTTGCCAGTATAAGAAACAGGAGTTACTGGTAATGGACTTTCCACCACAGCCGGTTGGGTGATGATATGGTTGCTAGAGTCTTCATTCTGTACCAGCTGGTAACCGCCTAATGCGACTATTCCACCTAGAATAGCCATTCCTAGAGATTTGATAATTGTTTTCATTTGCTTTCTTTTTCTATTATGACTTAATAACTTAAAATTAGTTTAGTGATTGTACAATACATATTAGTTTAACCTTATTTAACAGTTGTGAATAAGCTTTTTAACAAATCGTTTTTTTAAATAAATCATATACTTAGATACCTATATAATTAAGAAATTGCAGTCATAAGAGCTAGAAAAAAGTTTTCGCTTTACCTTTGCAGTTATGAGCCACATACACTTCTATAAATATCAAGGAACCGGTAACGACTTTGTCATGATTGATAATCGTGATCAATTATTTTCCAAAAACGATACCAAACTCATAGAGTTATTATGTGACCGTAAATTTGGCATAGGTGCAGATGGACTAATCTTATTAGAAAATCATCCTACGGCACATTTTAAAATGGTCTATTATAACGCAGATGGGCAAGAAAGTACCATGTGTGGTAATGGAGGAAGATGCCTTGTGCGATTTGCACAATTTCTAGAAATTATCAAAGACACAGCAACCTTTGAAGCAATAGATGGTATGCATCACGCTCGAGTTGTAGATGATATATCTATCAGTTTGCAAATGAGTGATGTCACAGAAATGAGGATAGAAAACACCTATGTGTATACAGATACAGGATCGCCACATCATGTTCAGCTTACTGAAAATTTGACAGAAATAGATGTTTATAAAGAAGGAAAGTACTTGCGAGATAATGTATATGGAAAAGCTGGTGCAAATATTAATTTTGTTCAGCTTCAAGATAGCAACACTTTTAAAGTACGTACTTATGAACGTGGAGTAGAGGATGAAACACTAAGTTGCGGTACTGGCGTCACAGCTGTTGCTATTGCTATGCACAAGACTAACCACACTGCGTCTAATGAGGTGACTTTAGAAACACCTGGTGGTGTTTTAAAAGTATCTTTTGAAGCTTGTGATACTGGATATGAAAATATATGGCTGACAGGTCCTGCACTGCAAGTATTTAAAGGAACCTTTACCGCATGATGTTGCAGTCCCAACATTGCTTCTTGAGAGCTGTAGATCCCGAGGATATGGAATTTATCTATAAATTAGAAAATAATTCTGAGTTATGGGAAGTGGGAAATACATGGACACCATTTTCAAAATATACCATAAGAGAATATCTAGAAAATGCACATCGTGATATCTATGAGGTTAAGCAATTGCGACTTGCCATTTGTAATTTAAAAGAAGAAATAATAGGTGTTGTGGATCTTTACGATTTTGATCCTTATCATAAACGTGCTGGTGTAGGAATCGTGATATCTCAACATGCTGATAGGCAAAAAGGTTATGCCTCTCAAGGATTACAGTTAATGATCGATTATGCTTTTAAACATTTAAGATTACACCAGTTATATGCCGGTGTTACTGAAGATAATGTGGCTAGTAGAAGATTGTTTGAGAAATTACGCTTTCGCGAAAGCGGAATAAAAAAAGACTGGATTGCCACAGAAACATCATATAAAAACGAAATCACCTACCAGCTTATCAATGAATAAATATAAAAACGTAATTGTAGGAGTAGCCCTAGTAGGACTGATAGCAATGTCAGTGTTTGCTTATAAAGTATACAGTACATTTTTTAGTGCAAACACTAATTTTGATACACAAACCTATGAAGTCTTTATTCCTTCTACTGCAGATTATAATGCTGCTTTTATGCTTGTAGCAGACGCTGTTGATGACAGAGACGCATTTCATGAAACAGCTGTCCGTAAAGGTTATAATTCAAACATAAAACCTGGTCGTTACATTCTAAAGAAAGGAATGAGTAATAATGATATTATCAATACGATACGCAGTCAAAACCAACCTGTTAAGGTGCGATTTAATAATCAAGAACGATTAGAAGATCTAGCCGGACGGCTAGCACAGCAGGTGGAACCAGATAGCCTCACTCTATTAAAAGTGATGAAAGATCCAGCATTTTTAAAAGAACATGGGTTTACAGAAGAAACTGCACTGACTATGTATATGCCTAATTCTTATGATTGCTACTGGAATACTAGTGCTGTAAAGCTGAGAGATAAAATGTTAAGTGCTTATGAGAATTTCTGGAACGAAGACAGACTTGCTAAAGCAAAAAAGATCGATCTCACACCTCAAGAAGTATATACACTTGCCAGTATAGTCCAGAAAGAAACAGCTAAAGCAGATGAACGTCCTAGAGTAGCTGGTGTTTACATGAATAGATTAAATAGAGGTATAAAGCTAGATGCAGACCCAACCGTTATTTATGCTAAAAAATTAAAGGAAAAAGACTTCAGTCAGACTATTAAACGTGTGTTATACGTTGATTTAACTATCGATTCTCCTTATAATACTTACAAATATTCTAGTTTACCACCTGGACCTATAGTAACACCAGACCTGAACGCTATCGACGCAGTTCTTAATTATGAGAAACATGGCTATTATTATTTTGTTGCTAATGTTGAAAATTTTGGATATCATAAGTTTGCTAAGACTTTAAGTCAACATAATGTAAATGCAGCTGCTTATCGCAGATGGGTGAGTAGGCAAGGAATAAATAGGTAAGTTGTTTCTTCAAGAAAAGCCATATTATTAACTGGTTTCTATTCAAAATATATAAAATTATCTTTAGTTAAGTTTTTGAAAATCTATGTGAAATACTGTGTATGATTTTGGTTTTCAAATATTTATGAGTCTGTTGGGACTAATTTAACATCTTAAAAATCCACAACCATTAATTAGTCGTAAATTTGCGCCGCGTTAAAGAAAGGGTGACAGTAACTTTCGAAAACAAAATTTATGAAATCACGTCATGTGTATTTGGTTGTTTTACCATTAGTGTTAATCTTCTGGTCTTTTAGTAATAACCACTTGAAATTAGATTCTGGTGTTTTTAAAACCAGTGATAATAATATCAATGAAGAGTTCTATGATGCAGATGCTTTTATAGG from Nonlabens arenilitoris harbors:
- a CDS encoding GNAT family N-acetyltransferase; the encoded protein is MMLQSQHCFLRAVDPEDMEFIYKLENNSELWEVGNTWTPFSKYTIREYLENAHRDIYEVKQLRLAICNLKEEIIGVVDLYDFDPYHKRAGVGIVISQHADRQKGYASQGLQLMIDYAFKHLRLHQLYAGVTEDNVASRRLFEKLRFRESGIKKDWIATETSYKNEITYQLINE
- the mltG gene encoding endolytic transglycosylase MltG — encoded protein: MNKYKNVIVGVALVGLIAMSVFAYKVYSTFFSANTNFDTQTYEVFIPSTADYNAAFMLVADAVDDRDAFHETAVRKGYNSNIKPGRYILKKGMSNNDIINTIRSQNQPVKVRFNNQERLEDLAGRLAQQVEPDSLTLLKVMKDPAFLKEHGFTEETALTMYMPNSYDCYWNTSAVKLRDKMLSAYENFWNEDRLAKAKKIDLTPQEVYTLASIVQKETAKADERPRVAGVYMNRLNRGIKLDADPTVIYAKKLKEKDFSQTIKRVLYVDLTIDSPYNTYKYSSLPPGPIVTPDLNAIDAVLNYEKHGYYYFVANVENFGYHKFAKTLSQHNVNAAAYRRWVSRQGINR
- the dapF gene encoding diaminopimelate epimerase, with product MSHIHFYKYQGTGNDFVMIDNRDQLFSKNDTKLIELLCDRKFGIGADGLILLENHPTAHFKMVYYNADGQESTMCGNGGRCLVRFAQFLEIIKDTATFEAIDGMHHARVVDDISISLQMSDVTEMRIENTYVYTDTGSPHHVQLTENLTEIDVYKEGKYLRDNVYGKAGANINFVQLQDSNTFKVRTYERGVEDETLSCGTGVTAVAIAMHKTNHTASNEVTLETPGGVLKVSFEACDTGYENIWLTGPALQVFKGTFTA